A genome region from Choloepus didactylus isolate mChoDid1 chromosome 12, mChoDid1.pri, whole genome shotgun sequence includes the following:
- the LOC119507227 gene encoding LOW QUALITY PROTEIN: pinin-like (The sequence of the model RefSeq protein was modified relative to this genomic sequence to represent the inferred CDS: inserted 1 base in 1 codon; substituted 2 bases at 2 genomic stop codons): protein MAVAVRTLQEQLEKAKESLKNVDENIRKLTGRDPNDVRPNRARLLALSGPGGGRGRGSLLLRCGFSDSGGGPPAKQRDLEGVVSRLGRERRTRRETHQESEAEDGDVKKPALQSSVVATSKERTCRDLIQDQNMDEKGKQRNRRIFGLLMGTLQKFKQESTVATERKKRRQEIEQKLEVQAEEERKEVENERRELFEEGRAKQTELQLLEQKVELVQLQEEWNEHNAKIIKYIRTKTKPHVFYIPGRMCPATQKLIEESQRKMNALFEGRCIEFAEQINKMETRPRRQSMKEKEHQVVLNEEQKAEQEEGKVVQREEELEETGDQHNDVETEEAGEEEEKEVGIVHSEAEKEQEEEGQKQEMEVXMEEETEVRESEKQQDSQPEEVMDVLEMFEKVKNVIAEQEVVATNQVESMEPSEHETSKEMEPEMEFEVEPDKECKSFSPGKEKSRALEIEKEPEEKEEKESEPXPEPMAQPHLQPQPQSQTQSQPQSQSQSQSQPVLQPQSVSQPETLPLAVLQPPPQVTQEQGHILPERKELPVESVKLTELPVEPVLTAHSESKSKTKTRSRSRGRARNKTSKSRIXSSSSSSSTSSSSGSSSSSGSSSSRSSSSSSSSTSGSSSRDSSSSTTSSSQSRSRSRGRGHNRKHRRSVDQKRRDTSGLERSHKSSKGGSSRDTKGSKDKNSQSDRKRSMSESSRSGKRSSRSERDRKSDRKDKRR, encoded by the exons ATGGCGGTCGCAGTGAGAACTTTGCAGGAGCAGCTAGAAAAGGCCAAGGAAAGCCTAAAGAACGTGGATGAGAATATTCGCAAGCTCACCGGGCGGGATCCGAATGACGTGAG GCCCAACCGAGCCAGATTGCTAGCCCTTTCTGGTCCTGGTGGAGGTAGAGGACGTGGTAGTCTATTGCTGAGGTGTGGATTCTCAGATAGTGGAGGAGGACCCCCAGCTAAACAGAGGGACCTTGAAGGGGTAGTCAGTAGGCTGGGCCGGGAGCGTCGGACGAGGAGAGAAACACACCAAGAAAGCGAGGCAGAGGACGGTGATGTTAAAAAGCCAGCGTTGCAGTCTTCAGTCGTAGCTACCTCCAAAGAGCGTACATGTAGAGATCTTATCCAGGATCAAAATATGGATGAAAAGGGAAAGCAAAGAAATCGACGAATATTTGGCTTGTTGATGGGCACCCTTCAGAAGTTTAAGCAAGAATCCACTGTTGCCACTGAGAGGAAAAAGAGGCGCCAGGAAATTGAACAAAAACTTGAAGTACaggcagaagaagagagaaaggaggttGAAAATGAGAGAAGAGAACTGTTTGAAGAGGGGCGTGCTAAACAGACAGAACTGCAGCTTTTGGAACAGAAGGTTGAGCTTGTGCAGCTGCAAGAAGAATGGAATGAGCATAATGCCAAGATAATTAAGTATATAAGAACTAAGACAAAGCCCCATGTGTTCTACATTCCTGGAAGGATGTGTCCAGCTACCCAAAAACTAATAGAAGAGtcacagagaaaaatgaatgctTTATTTGAAGGTAGATGCATTGAATTTgcagaacaaataaataaaatggagactAGGCCTAGAAGACAATCTATGAAGGAAAAAGAGCATCAGGTGGTGCTTAATGAAGAACAGAAGGCTGAACAAGAAGAGGGTAAGGTGGTTCAGCGAGAGGAAGAGTTGGAGGAGACAGGTGATCAGCACAATGATGTAGAAACAGAGGAagcaggagaggaagaggaaaaggaagtagGTATAGTTCATAGTGAAGCAGAGAAAGAacaggaggaggaggggcaaAAACAAGAAATGGAGGTTTAAatggaggaagaaactgaggtaaGGGAAAGTGAGAAGCAGCAGGATAGTCAGCCTGAGGAGGTTATGGATGTGCTAGAGATGTTTGAGAAGGTCAAAAACGTAATTGCTGAGCAGGAGGTAGTGGCAACTAATCAAGTTGAAAGTATGGAACCTTCAGAACATGAAACTAGCAAAGAAATGGAGCCAGAGATGGAATTTGAAGTTGAGCCAGATAAAGAATGTAAATCTTTTTCTCCTGGGAAAGAGAAGTCTAGGGCTCTGGAAATAGAAAAGGAGcctgaggaaaaagaagaaaaagaatctgaGC AGCCAGAGCCTATGGCTCAACCTCACCTTCAGCCTCAGCCCCAGTCCCAAACCCAGTCCCAGCCCCAATCTCAGTCTCAATCTCAGTCCCAACCAGTACTCCAGCCCCAGTCTGTCTCTCAGCCTGAAACTTTGCCATTAGCTGTTTTACAGCCACCACCTCAGGTTACTCAGGAACAAGGGCATATACTTCCTGAGAGGAAGGAGTTACCAGTAGAATCTGTAAAACTCACTGAGTTGCCAGTCGAGCCAGTCTTGACAGCACATTCAGAAAGCAAGAGCAAAACCAAAACTAGGAGCAGAAGCAGAGGTCGAGCTAGAAATAAAACTAGCAAGAGTAGAATTTGAAGCAGTAGTAGTAGTAGCTCAACTAGTAGCAGCAGTGGAAGCAGTTCCAGCAGTGGCAGTAGTAGTAGTCGAAGTAGTTCCAGTAGCAGCTCCAGTAcaagtggcagcagcagcagagatAGCAGCAGCAGCACTACTAGTAGTAGTCAGAGTAGAAGTCGAAGTAGGGGCCGGGGACATAATAGAAAGCACAGAAGGAGTGTGGATCAGAAGCGAAGGGATACTTCAGGACTAGAAAGAAGTCACAAATCTTCAAAAGGTGGTAGTAGTAGAGATACAAAAGGATCAAAGGATAAGAATTCACAGTCTGACAGAAAGAGGTCTATGTCAGAGAGTAGTCGATCAGGCAAAAGATCTTCAAGAAGTGAAAGAGACCGAAAATCAGACAGGAAAGACAAAAGGCGTTAA